The proteins below come from a single Pseudomonas chlororaphis genomic window:
- a CDS encoding BatB protein produces MFEFAWPWIFALLPLPWLMRLLLPAADSGEPALKVSFLGELEGLVGRRARTQLPSWRQQAPFILLWLLLLIAAARPQWLGEPLPIAASGRDLLVAVDVSGSMDFPDMQWKDEEVSRLALVQHMLGDFLESREGDRVGLILFGSQAYLQAPLTFDRRTVRRWLDEARIGIAGKNTAIGDAIGLALKRLRQRPAHSRVLILVTDGANNGGEIDPLTAARLAADEGVKIYPIGIGADPEQSGTAGFLGVNPSLDLDEATLREIAQATGGRYFRAQDGEQLLAIKTTLDQLEPVTQQPTQARPAQALYHWPLAVALLLSMLLVARERWPDNPLQRLFNQPLFQSTPHAEWRQRLKRLRLRRRR; encoded by the coding sequence ATGTTTGAGTTCGCCTGGCCGTGGATCTTCGCGCTGTTGCCGCTGCCGTGGCTGATGCGCCTGCTGCTGCCCGCGGCCGACAGCGGCGAGCCGGCGCTCAAGGTCAGTTTCCTGGGGGAGCTCGAAGGCCTTGTCGGGCGTCGCGCCCGCACGCAACTGCCGAGCTGGCGCCAGCAAGCGCCTTTCATCCTGCTCTGGCTGCTGTTGCTGATCGCCGCCGCCCGTCCGCAATGGCTGGGCGAGCCGCTGCCCATCGCGGCCAGCGGCCGCGACCTGCTGGTGGCGGTGGACGTTTCCGGCTCCATGGACTTCCCTGACATGCAGTGGAAAGACGAAGAGGTCAGCCGTCTCGCGCTGGTCCAGCACATGCTCGGGGATTTTCTCGAAAGCCGCGAAGGTGACCGTGTCGGACTGATTCTGTTCGGCAGCCAGGCCTATCTGCAAGCGCCCCTGACCTTCGACCGGCGTACCGTGCGCCGCTGGCTCGACGAAGCACGCATTGGCATCGCCGGCAAGAACACCGCCATTGGCGATGCCATCGGCCTGGCCCTCAAGCGCCTGCGCCAGCGTCCGGCCCACAGCCGCGTGCTGATCCTGGTCACCGACGGCGCCAACAACGGTGGGGAAATCGACCCGCTGACCGCCGCCCGGCTGGCGGCCGACGAAGGAGTGAAGATTTACCCGATCGGTATCGGCGCTGACCCGGAGCAAAGCGGCACGGCGGGATTCCTCGGCGTCAACCCGAGCCTGGACCTCGACGAGGCGACGCTACGGGAAATTGCCCAGGCCACCGGCGGGCGTTATTTCCGCGCCCAGGATGGCGAACAGTTGCTGGCGATCAAGACCACCCTCGACCAGCTCGAACCGGTGACCCAGCAACCGACCCAGGCCCGCCCGGCCCAGGCGCTCTATCACTGGCCCCTGGCCGTGGCACTGCTGTTGAGCATGCTGCTGGTGGCCCGCGAGCGCTGGCCGGACAACCCCTTGCAACGCCTGTTCAACCAGCCGCTGTTCCAATCGACCCCTCATGCCGAGTGGCGCCAGCGGCTCAAGCGCCTGCGCTTGCGGAGGCGTCGATGA
- a CDS encoding membrane protein — protein sequence MTALWPHWLRPVFILLLPLLGWLLWQLWHRQRRVGRWQMILPAAFHSVLLSGGKGRESRLPWIALGLGWLLTVLALLGPSWARVEQTSQKPADPLVVVLELTPEMLATDVPPTRLEQARRKVLDLLHNRSDAQTAIIVYAGSAHTLVPLSDDLSTSANLLEALKPSIMPQGGHRADLAVIKAMALLNQAELGHGRILLIASSLNEQERQGIHQVLDGSPTQWLMLGVGTREGAPVAQEDGSYLKDAQGAILVPRLDSAGLKSFANELDGRYRPARLDDSDLRGLGLLDGPRHLREDGQMLRLDAWADQGYWLLLPLLLLAACAGRRGWLFCLPLLLVLPQTGQAFEFEDLWLRPDQQGQHLLKQKRPAEAAAHFEDRQWQGVALYEAGNYSEAARRFAEGTDARAHYNRGNALAKSGELEAAVDAYEQALELQPDLRPAQTNKTLVQGLLNEQAAPEPTPKPTQNEEPGPAEQAPDATSSAQSSEPGQPSTETATPQEQPQAHPAPPSGAQDVPGSELPDEQTTTPPLRPAAGQRNEEEQRQALEQWLRQIPDNPGELLRRKFWYEQQSHQAQGKTP from the coding sequence ATGACTGCGCTCTGGCCGCACTGGTTGCGCCCCGTCTTTATCCTGCTGCTGCCGCTATTGGGCTGGTTGCTCTGGCAACTGTGGCACCGCCAGCGTCGGGTGGGCCGCTGGCAGATGATCCTGCCGGCCGCGTTTCATTCGGTGCTGCTCAGCGGTGGCAAGGGTCGCGAAAGCCGACTGCCGTGGATTGCCCTCGGCCTGGGTTGGCTGTTGACGGTACTGGCGTTGCTGGGTCCAAGCTGGGCACGGGTCGAACAGACCAGCCAGAAGCCTGCCGACCCGCTGGTGGTGGTGCTGGAACTGACGCCGGAAATGCTCGCCACCGACGTGCCGCCCACGCGCCTGGAGCAGGCCCGACGCAAGGTGCTGGACCTGCTGCACAACCGCAGCGACGCCCAGACCGCGATCATCGTCTACGCCGGCAGCGCCCACACGCTGGTGCCTCTGTCCGATGACCTGTCCACCAGCGCTAACCTGCTCGAGGCCCTCAAACCCTCGATCATGCCCCAGGGCGGCCATCGCGCCGACCTGGCGGTGATCAAGGCGATGGCCCTGCTGAACCAGGCCGAACTCGGCCACGGCCGGATCCTGCTGATCGCCTCGTCGCTGAACGAGCAGGAGCGCCAGGGTATCCACCAGGTCTTGGACGGTTCGCCCACGCAATGGCTGATGCTGGGCGTCGGCACCCGGGAAGGCGCGCCGGTGGCCCAAGAGGATGGCAGCTACCTCAAGGATGCCCAGGGCGCGATCCTGGTGCCACGCCTGGACAGCGCGGGGCTCAAGTCCTTCGCCAATGAACTGGACGGGCGTTATCGTCCGGCGCGCCTGGACGACAGTGACCTGCGCGGCCTGGGCCTGCTGGATGGCCCGCGTCATCTGCGCGAGGACGGCCAGATGCTGCGCCTGGACGCCTGGGCCGACCAGGGCTACTGGCTGCTCTTGCCGCTGTTGCTGCTGGCGGCCTGCGCGGGCCGGCGCGGCTGGCTGTTCTGCCTGCCGTTGCTGCTGGTGTTGCCGCAGACCGGCCAGGCCTTCGAATTCGAGGACTTGTGGCTGCGTCCCGACCAACAGGGCCAGCATTTGCTCAAGCAGAAACGCCCAGCCGAGGCCGCCGCGCATTTCGAGGACCGCCAATGGCAAGGCGTCGCTCTCTACGAAGCGGGCAATTACAGTGAAGCCGCCCGGCGCTTCGCTGAAGGCACCGACGCCCGCGCCCACTACAATCGGGGTAATGCCCTGGCCAAAAGCGGCGAGCTGGAAGCCGCGGTGGATGCCTACGAGCAGGCGCTGGAGTTGCAACCGGACCTGCGCCCCGCCCAGACCAACAAAACCCTGGTACAGGGCCTGTTGAACGAGCAGGCGGCGCCAGAGCCAACCCCGAAACCGACGCAAAACGAAGAACCGGGACCTGCCGAGCAAGCGCCGGACGCGACGTCTTCCGCCCAGTCCTCGGAACCGGGCCAGCCCTCGACTGAAACGGCGACGCCGCAGGAGCAACCCCAGGCGCACCCGGCACCGCCCTCGGGCGCCCAGGACGTGCCCGGCAGCGAACTGCCCGACGAGCAGACCACCACACCGCCGTTGCGCCCCGCCGCCGGACAGCGCAATGAAGAAGAACAGCGCCAGGCGCTGGAGCAATGGCTGCGCCAGATCCCGGACAATCCAGGCGAACTGCTCAGGCGTAAATTCTGGTACGAACAACAAAGCCATCAGGCCCAGGGAAAAACCCCATGA
- a CDS encoding MFS transporter — protein sequence MQTLNLATRRWWYIMPIVFITYSLAYLDRANYGFAAASGMAKDLMITPGLSSLLGALFFLGYFFFQVPGAIYAQKHSVKKLIFVSLILWGSLATLTGVVSNAYWLIVIRFMLGVVEAAVMPAMLVYLCHWFTRAERSRANTFLILGNPVTMLWMSVVSGYLVQQFDWRWMFIIEGLPAVLWAFVWWRLADDRPSQAKWLSPQQKQDLESALAAEQVGIKAVKNYAEAFRSPKVIILALQFFCWSIGVYGFVLWLPSILKAGLQMSMVEAGWLSSLPYLAAVVAMLVVSWGSDKAQKRKRFVWPPLLVASIAFYASYLLGPEHFWWSYSLLVIAGACMYAPYGPFFAIVPEILPANVAGGAMALINSMGALGSFGGSYLVGYLSGSTGSPGMSFLLMSGALLLSVVLTLALKPGASDRATPNSVAPHPAPAHS from the coding sequence ATGCAAACGCTCAACCTCGCCACCCGCCGCTGGTGGTACATCATGCCCATCGTGTTCATCACCTACAGCCTGGCCTACCTGGATCGAGCCAATTATGGCTTCGCGGCGGCCTCGGGCATGGCCAAGGACCTGATGATCACCCCGGGGCTGTCCTCGCTGCTCGGCGCGCTGTTTTTCCTCGGCTACTTTTTCTTCCAGGTGCCCGGGGCGATCTACGCCCAGAAACACAGCGTGAAGAAGCTGATCTTCGTCAGCCTGATCCTCTGGGGGTCGCTGGCGACGTTGACCGGCGTGGTCTCCAACGCCTACTGGCTGATCGTGATTCGCTTCATGCTGGGCGTGGTCGAAGCCGCCGTCATGCCGGCCATGCTGGTGTACCTGTGCCACTGGTTCACCCGCGCCGAGCGCTCGCGCGCCAATACCTTCCTGATCCTCGGCAACCCAGTGACCATGCTGTGGATGTCGGTGGTGTCGGGCTACCTGGTGCAGCAATTCGACTGGCGCTGGATGTTCATCATCGAAGGCCTGCCGGCGGTGCTCTGGGCCTTCGTCTGGTGGCGCCTGGCGGATGATCGTCCGTCCCAGGCCAAGTGGCTCAGCCCCCAGCAAAAGCAGGACCTGGAAAGCGCACTGGCGGCCGAACAGGTCGGGATCAAGGCGGTGAAGAACTACGCCGAGGCCTTCCGCTCACCCAAGGTGATCATCCTGGCGTTGCAGTTTTTCTGCTGGAGCATCGGGGTCTACGGGTTCGTGCTGTGGCTGCCATCGATCCTCAAGGCCGGCCTGCAAATGAGCATGGTCGAGGCCGGCTGGCTGTCGTCTCTGCCGTACCTGGCGGCCGTCGTCGCCATGCTCGTTGTGTCCTGGGGCTCGGACAAGGCCCAGAAGCGCAAGCGTTTCGTCTGGCCGCCGCTGCTGGTGGCGTCCATCGCGTTCTACGCCTCGTACCTATTGGGACCTGAACATTTCTGGTGGTCCTACAGCCTGCTGGTGATCGCCGGCGCCTGCATGTACGCGCCCTACGGGCCGTTCTTTGCCATCGTTCCGGAAATCCTGCCGGCCAACGTCGCCGGCGGCGCCATGGCGCTGATCAACAGCATGGGCGCGCTGGGCTCCTTCGGCGGCTCATACCTGGTGGGCTACCTCAGCGGCTCCACCGGCTCACCGGGTATGTCCTTCCTGCTGATGAGCGGCGCATTGCTGCTGTCGGTGGTGCTGACCCTGGCCCTCAAGCCCGGCGCCAGCGACCGCGCCACCCCCAACTCCGTGGCGCCACACCCGGCGCCCGCCCATTCCTGA
- a CDS encoding ATPase AAA has product MEHREALLALRTFLSTQILGQEKLIERLLIALLADGHMLVEGAPGLAKTKAIKELAEGIEAQFHRIQFTPDLLPADITGTEIYRPETGSFVFQQGPIFHNLVLADEINRAPAKVQSALLEAMAERQVSVGRSTYELSPLFLVMATQNPIEQEGTYPLPEAQLDRFLMHVKIGFPDATVERRILQQARGEALNGEAKPERRVSQQAIFSARKEILGLYMADAVEEYLVQLIMATRNPAKFDPEMAEWIAYGASPRGSIALDRCARAHAWLAGRDFVSPEDIQAVLFDVLRHRIILSFEAEAAGIDQDRVVQRILDVVAVA; this is encoded by the coding sequence ATGGAACATCGTGAAGCGCTTTTGGCGCTGCGAACCTTTCTTTCAACGCAGATTCTCGGCCAGGAAAAACTCATCGAGCGCCTGCTCATCGCCCTGCTTGCCGACGGCCACATGCTGGTGGAAGGCGCGCCAGGGCTGGCGAAGACCAAGGCGATCAAGGAGCTGGCCGAAGGGATCGAAGCGCAGTTCCATCGCATCCAGTTCACCCCCGACCTGCTGCCTGCCGACATCACCGGCACGGAGATCTATCGCCCGGAAACCGGCAGTTTCGTCTTCCAGCAAGGACCGATCTTCCACAACCTGGTGCTGGCGGACGAGATCAACCGTGCCCCGGCCAAGGTCCAGTCCGCCTTGCTGGAAGCCATGGCCGAGCGCCAGGTAAGCGTTGGGCGCAGTACGTATGAACTGTCACCCCTGTTCCTGGTGATGGCCACGCAGAACCCCATCGAGCAGGAAGGCACCTATCCGTTGCCCGAGGCCCAACTCGACCGGTTCCTGATGCACGTCAAGATCGGTTTCCCGGATGCGACGGTGGAACGCCGGATCCTGCAACAGGCCCGGGGCGAGGCGCTCAATGGTGAGGCCAAGCCCGAGCGGCGGGTAAGCCAGCAGGCGATTTTCTCGGCGCGCAAGGAAATCCTCGGCCTGTACATGGCCGATGCCGTGGAGGAATACCTGGTGCAACTGATCATGGCCACCCGCAACCCGGCCAAGTTCGACCCGGAGATGGCCGAGTGGATCGCCTACGGTGCCAGCCCACGGGGTTCCATCGCCCTGGATCGCTGCGCCCGCGCCCACGCCTGGCTGGCCGGCCGCGACTTTGTCAGCCCCGAGGACATCCAGGCCGTGCTGTTCGACGTGCTGCGCCATCGCATCATCCTGTCGTTCGAGGCCGAGGCCGCCGGTATCGACCAGGACCGGGTCGTGCAGCGGATTCTCGACGTCGTCGCTGTCGCTTGA
- a CDS encoding transcriptional regulator, producing MNSFSAAQRSRVTMLDVAERAGVSKASVSRFIGEDRALLSEAIARRIEQAIDELGYRPNQMARGLKRGRTRLIGMLVADIRNPYSIAVMHGVETACRRHGYSLVVCNTDRDDEQERQHLALLRAYNIEGLIVNTLGHHRDELLELRREMPLVLVDRKVDRLESDLVGLDNPAAVTMALDHLEQRGYRDLLMVTEPFDGTSSRIERVDSFKSGIEQRPALAGVVVEICDQLKARIQAFLAQPGPGPKALFCANGIAALAATQALRELGCHLFDDVGLIALDDLDWYPLVGSGITALAQPTAEIGARAFECLLKRLRGDNGPIQTLDFAAQLIERGSTRGVVR from the coding sequence GTGAATTCCTTTTCCGCCGCCCAGCGCAGCCGCGTGACCATGCTTGACGTCGCCGAACGCGCCGGGGTTTCCAAGGCCAGCGTCTCGCGCTTTATCGGCGAGGACCGCGCCCTGCTCTCCGAGGCCATCGCCCGGCGCATCGAGCAGGCGATCGACGAGCTGGGCTATCGCCCCAACCAGATGGCCCGCGGCCTCAAGCGCGGCCGCACACGCCTGATCGGCATGCTGGTGGCCGATATCCGCAATCCCTATTCAATTGCCGTGATGCACGGCGTGGAAACCGCCTGCCGTCGCCACGGCTACAGCCTGGTGGTGTGCAACACCGACCGCGATGACGAACAGGAACGTCAGCACCTGGCCCTGTTGCGTGCCTACAACATCGAAGGGCTGATCGTGAACACCCTGGGCCATCACCGTGACGAGTTGCTCGAACTGCGCCGCGAAATGCCCCTGGTGCTGGTGGATCGCAAAGTCGATCGGCTCGAAAGCGACCTGGTGGGGCTGGACAACCCGGCGGCGGTGACGATGGCGCTCGACCATCTCGAACAACGCGGCTATCGCGACCTGCTGATGGTGACCGAGCCGTTCGACGGCACCAGTTCGCGGATCGAGCGCGTCGACAGTTTCAAGTCGGGCATCGAGCAACGCCCTGCCTTGGCCGGCGTCGTGGTGGAAATCTGCGATCAGTTGAAGGCCCGGATCCAGGCCTTCCTGGCCCAGCCTGGCCCGGGTCCCAAGGCGCTGTTCTGCGCCAACGGCATCGCCGCCCTGGCCGCCACCCAAGCGCTGCGGGAATTGGGCTGTCACCTGTTCGACGACGTGGGCCTGATCGCCCTCGATGACCTGGACTGGTACCCGCTGGTGGGCAGCGGCATCACAGCCCTGGCCCAGCCAACTGCCGAAATTGGCGCCCGCGCCTTCGAGTGCCTGCTCAAGCGCTTGCGCGGCGACAACGGGCCGATACAAACCCTGGATTTTGCAGCGCAGCTGATCGAGCGCGGGTCGACGCGGGGGGTGGTTCGGTGA
- a CDS encoding AP endonuclease, with product MNKPPVSISLSSYGADLVRQQGQGRFTTLLAAAGASRIEWREELLTHEQPAELAADARAQGLQSIFSSPLELWLADRTQPNPDLAPTLQRAEAFGSTWLKVSLGHFTGTHDLTALAQVLATSAVQLLVENDQTLQGGRIEPFQRFFAALEPLGLPIGMTFDIGNWQWQDQSATLAVRELGRHVRYVHCKAVARRDDGKLIAVPPVLADLHLWEQLFKHMPAGVMRAAEYPLQGDELLQLTTEHVAALAGLGQPRREPAHA from the coding sequence ATGAACAAGCCACCCGTTTCCATCAGCCTGTCCAGCTACGGCGCCGACCTGGTGCGCCAGCAAGGCCAAGGTCGTTTCACCACGCTACTGGCTGCCGCCGGCGCCTCGCGCATCGAATGGCGCGAGGAACTGCTGACCCACGAACAACCCGCCGAGCTGGCTGCCGACGCCCGGGCCCAAGGCCTGCAGAGTATTTTCTCCTCGCCCCTCGAGTTGTGGCTCGCTGACCGCACCCAGCCCAATCCTGACCTGGCGCCGACCTTGCAACGGGCCGAGGCGTTTGGCTCGACATGGTTGAAGGTCTCGCTCGGGCATTTCACCGGCACCCATGATCTGACCGCCCTGGCGCAGGTGCTCGCCACCAGCGCGGTGCAATTGCTGGTGGAAAACGACCAGACGTTGCAAGGCGGGCGGATCGAGCCCTTCCAACGGTTTTTCGCCGCCCTCGAACCACTGGGATTGCCCATCGGCATGACCTTCGACATCGGCAACTGGCAATGGCAGGACCAGTCCGCAACGCTGGCGGTCCGCGAGCTCGGACGCCACGTGCGGTATGTGCATTGCAAGGCGGTGGCCCGGCGCGACGACGGCAAGTTGATTGCGGTGCCACCGGTGCTGGCGGATCTGCACCTGTGGGAGCAACTGTTCAAACACATGCCCGCCGGCGTGATGCGCGCCGCCGAATACCCGCTGCAAGGCGATGAGCTGCTGCAATTGACCACTGAACACGTGGCCGCCCTGGCCGGTCTCGGACAACCTCGTCGGGAGCCTGCCCATGCCTGA
- a CDS encoding bifunctional glyoxylate/hydroxypyruvate reductase B (catalyzes the formation of glycolate from glyoxylate and glycerate from hydroxypyruvate) — MKKHVVLYKALSAQLMARLQAQADVTLIERLDAQGLAQLRNALPGAHGLLGASLKLDAALLDLAPNLQAIASVSVGVDNYDIDYLTERRILLSNTPDVLTETTADTGFALILATARRVVELANLIRAGQWQKSIGPEHFGSDVHGKTLGIIGMGRIGEALAQRGHFGFGMPVIYHSHSPKPAIEQRFNARYCSLETLLRQADFICLTLPLTAETQGLIGEHAFAQMRPESIFINISRGKVVDEAALIDALRNGQIRAAGLDVFEREPLSADSPLLQMDNVVATPHMGSATHETREAMARCAVENLLAALAGERPVNLVNPGAWKG, encoded by the coding sequence ATGAAAAAGCACGTGGTGTTGTACAAGGCGCTGTCGGCGCAATTGATGGCCCGTTTGCAAGCGCAGGCCGATGTCACCCTCATCGAACGCCTCGACGCCCAGGGCCTGGCGCAACTGCGCAATGCCCTGCCCGGCGCCCACGGGCTGTTGGGCGCGAGCCTGAAGCTGGATGCAGCGCTGCTGGACCTGGCGCCAAATCTGCAAGCCATCGCCAGCGTCTCGGTAGGGGTCGACAACTACGACATCGACTACCTGACCGAACGCCGGATCCTGCTGAGCAACACCCCCGACGTGCTGACCGAGACCACCGCCGACACCGGCTTTGCGCTGATCCTGGCAACGGCCCGTCGCGTGGTGGAACTGGCCAACCTGATTCGCGCCGGCCAATGGCAAAAAAGCATCGGCCCCGAGCATTTCGGCAGCGACGTCCACGGCAAGACCCTGGGCATCATCGGCATGGGCCGCATCGGCGAAGCCTTGGCCCAACGCGGCCACTTCGGCTTTGGCATGCCGGTTATCTACCACAGCCACTCGCCCAAGCCCGCCATCGAGCAGCGTTTCAACGCCCGCTACTGCTCGTTGGAAACCCTGCTGCGCCAAGCCGATTTCATCTGCCTGACCCTCCCGCTGACCGCAGAGACCCAAGGGCTGATCGGTGAACACGCCTTTGCGCAAATGCGCCCCGAATCCATCTTCATCAACATCTCCCGGGGCAAAGTCGTGGACGAAGCGGCACTGATCGACGCCCTGCGCAACGGCCAGATCCGCGCTGCGGGGCTGGATGTGTTCGAGCGCGAGCCCTTGAGTGCGGATTCGCCGTTGTTGCAGATGGACAACGTGGTCGCCACCCCGCACATGGGCTCGGCCACCCATGAGACACGCGAAGCGATGGCGCGTTGTGCGGTGGAGAATCTGCTGGCGGCATTGGCGGGTGAGCGGCCGGTGAACCTGGTGAATCCGGGAGCGTGGAAAGGCTAG
- a CDS encoding 2-dehydro-3-deoxygluconokinase produces the protein MPEFDVLSFGETMAMLVADHCGDLACVNHFSKRIAGADSNVAIGLARLGFNVAWLSRVGADSLGRFVVQTLEREGLDCRHVTVDPAHPTGFQFKSRTDDGSDPQVEYFRRGSAASHLSPEAIAPTLLGARHLHATGIVPALSATAREMSLELMNCMREAGRSLSFDPNLRPSLWASESLMIREVNRLAALAHWVLPGLGEGRLLTGFDDPADIAAFYLDQGAEAVVIKLGAQGAYYCTRLDQGFVAGVPVARVVDTVGAGDGFAVGLISALLESRGITEAVQRANWIGSRAVQSRGDMEGLPTRDELLTEFDDAHREQARSHRGCR, from the coding sequence ATGCCTGAGTTCGATGTCTTGTCGTTCGGCGAAACCATGGCAATGCTGGTGGCCGACCATTGCGGCGACCTGGCCTGCGTCAACCATTTCAGCAAGCGCATCGCCGGGGCCGACAGCAACGTTGCCATCGGCCTGGCGCGGCTGGGCTTCAACGTGGCGTGGCTGAGCCGGGTCGGCGCCGATTCCCTGGGACGTTTCGTCGTGCAGACGCTGGAGCGTGAAGGCCTGGATTGTCGCCATGTGACGGTCGATCCTGCGCACCCGACCGGGTTCCAGTTCAAATCCCGCACCGACGATGGCAGCGACCCGCAGGTGGAGTATTTCCGTCGTGGCTCGGCGGCCAGCCACCTGTCGCCCGAGGCCATCGCCCCCACCCTGCTGGGTGCCCGGCACTTGCATGCCACCGGGATTGTGCCGGCGCTGTCGGCCACGGCCCGCGAGATGTCCCTTGAATTGATGAACTGCATGCGCGAGGCCGGTCGCAGCCTGTCCTTCGACCCCAATCTGCGGCCCAGCCTGTGGGCCAGCGAGTCGTTGATGATCCGCGAGGTCAACCGCCTCGCCGCCCTCGCCCACTGGGTCTTGCCGGGCCTCGGCGAAGGCCGCTTGCTGACCGGCTTCGACGACCCGGCCGACATCGCCGCCTTCTACCTGGACCAGGGCGCCGAGGCCGTGGTGATCAAGCTCGGCGCCCAAGGCGCCTACTACTGCACGCGGCTGGACCAGGGCTTCGTCGCCGGCGTGCCGGTTGCCCGGGTGGTGGACACGGTAGGCGCCGGGGACGGGTTCGCCGTCGGCCTGATCAGTGCCCTGCTGGAAAGCCGCGGGATCACCGAGGCGGTACAGCGCGCCAACTGGATTGGCAGCCGCGCGGTACAGAGTCGGGGGGACATGGAAGGCTTGCCGACCCGCGATGAGTTACTGACTGAATTTGATGACGCCCATCGCGAGCAAGCTCGCTCCCACAGGGGTTGCCGCTAG
- a CDS encoding transmembrane protein, giving the protein MTNPLAPAPGIRVSLSELIEMRHRVREVQLFSTPGQRSPLIGLHHSKLRGRGVDFDQVRVYQAGDDVRTIDWRVTARTQEPHTKLFHEERERPIFIMIEQSHRLFFGSGLLFKSVLAAQAASLIGWAALGHNDRVGGLVFGNNTHYEVKPRRSKQSLLQLLNRLVRVNQSLHPEGEPDRDSFGIALRRAREVLRPGSLAIVICDERALSDSAEQQLSLLSRHCDLLLLPLSDPLDHALPAAGLLRFAQRGAQLELDTLNVELRQAYRAQAEARQERWELLAQKLRILMMPLSTQGDMVEQLREYLNPKRAGISR; this is encoded by the coding sequence ATGACTAACCCACTGGCGCCCGCACCGGGCATCCGCGTCAGCCTTTCGGAGCTGATCGAGATGCGTCATCGCGTGCGCGAAGTGCAGTTGTTCTCGACCCCGGGCCAACGCAGCCCGTTGATCGGCCTGCACCACTCCAAGCTGCGCGGACGCGGCGTGGATTTCGACCAGGTGCGGGTCTACCAGGCCGGCGACGATGTGCGCACCATCGACTGGCGCGTCACCGCCCGCACACAGGAACCTCATACCAAGCTGTTCCACGAAGAGCGCGAGCGGCCGATCTTCATCATGATCGAGCAGAGCCACCGCCTGTTCTTTGGGTCGGGCCTGCTGTTCAAGTCGGTGCTCGCGGCCCAGGCCGCCAGCCTGATCGGCTGGGCCGCGCTGGGCCACAACGACCGCGTCGGCGGCCTGGTGTTCGGCAATAACACCCACTACGAGGTCAAACCCCGGCGCAGTAAACAAAGCCTGTTGCAATTGCTCAACCGCCTGGTGCGGGTCAACCAGTCGTTGCACCCCGAGGGCGAGCCGGACCGCGATTCATTCGGCATTGCCCTGCGTCGGGCCCGGGAAGTGCTGCGCCCGGGCAGCCTGGCGATCGTGATCTGCGACGAACGCGCGCTGTCCGACAGCGCCGAGCAGCAACTGAGCCTGCTGTCGCGTCATTGCGACCTGTTGCTGCTGCCGCTCTCGGACCCGCTGGACCACGCCCTGCCTGCCGCCGGTTTGCTGCGCTTCGCCCAGCGCGGTGCGCAACTGGAGCTCGACACCCTGAATGTCGAACTGCGCCAGGCCTATCGCGCCCAGGCCGAGGCGCGCCAGGAGCGCTGGGAGTTACTGGCGCAGAAACTGCGGATCCTGATGATGCCCCTGAGCACCCAGGGCGACATGGTCGAGCAATTGCGCGAGTACCTGAACCCCAAGCGGGCCGGGATCAGCCGATGA